Proteins encoded together in one Micromonospora kangleipakensis window:
- a CDS encoding YccF domain-containing protein translates to MLRFVLNVLWLVFGGGIVLALGYGVAALICFALVVTIPFGVASLRLASYSLWPFGRTLVPKPGAGVASGVANLLWVLLAGWWLALSHIVAGLALCVTVIGIPFGVANFKLVPAALWPLGQEIVESP, encoded by the coding sequence GTGCTTCGCTTCGTATTGAACGTGCTGTGGCTCGTGTTCGGCGGCGGCATCGTCCTGGCCCTCGGGTACGGGGTGGCCGCGCTGATCTGCTTCGCCCTGGTCGTTACGATCCCGTTCGGCGTCGCCTCGCTCCGCCTCGCCTCGTACTCGCTGTGGCCGTTCGGCCGCACCCTGGTCCCGAAGCCGGGTGCCGGGGTCGCCTCCGGCGTCGCGAACCTGCTGTGGGTGCTGCTCGCGGGCTGGTGGCTCGCGCTGTCCCACATCGTCGCCGGCCTCGCCCTCTGCGTCACGGTCATCGGGATCCCGTTCGGCGTGGCGAACTTCAAGCTCGTGCCCGCGGCGCTGTGGCCCCTCGGCCAGGAGATCGTCGAGTCGCCCTGA
- a CDS encoding glutaredoxin domain-containing protein — MEQNRDGVVLYWRPRCTYCLKLWVKLRFARLPHRAVNIWRDPDAAAFVRSVADGNETVPTVTVAGRALVNPSLRQLRAAVREDAPHLLA; from the coding sequence ATGGAGCAGAACCGGGATGGTGTCGTCCTGTACTGGCGGCCGAGGTGCACGTACTGCCTGAAGCTCTGGGTGAAGCTGCGCTTCGCCCGGCTGCCGCACCGGGCGGTCAACATCTGGCGGGATCCCGACGCCGCCGCGTTCGTCCGCTCGGTCGCCGACGGCAACGAGACGGTCCCGACGGTCACGGTCGCCGGGCGGGCCCTGGTCAACCCGTCGCTGCGCCAACTGCGGGCGGCGGTCCGGGAGGACGCCCCGCATCTGCTGGCCTGA
- a CDS encoding ABC transporter ATP-binding protein, whose amino-acid sequence MTLSESATAPVDEVVLEAVGLTKHFPVRKRLRDLFSRTPAVVHAVDDVSFALHRGRVTALVGESGSGKSTVARLLAQIYPRTAGDIRLHGTSTRVRGGRPFRSYVRRVQLILQDPFASLNPVHTVRYHLTRSLRIHGNAGRSAEDLDKALANLLTRVSLAPPERYLDAFPHELSGGQRQRVAIARALGADPEVLLADEPVSMLDVSIRLGVLNLLQDLKERLNLAILYITHDIASARYFADETIVMYAGRLVEGGDSETVTQNPAHPYTRLLTESAPDPERITGDGAGAGIDEAAGKDRGQGEPPSLISPPAGCRFHPRCPHAMRRCTADVPPRLTVGDRPGHWTACWLYDPATVAADAPGSAAPDADPAVPPPPALVEREDAATLGEAR is encoded by the coding sequence ATGACGTTGAGCGAGAGCGCGACGGCGCCGGTCGACGAGGTGGTGCTGGAGGCCGTCGGCCTGACCAAGCACTTCCCCGTCCGCAAACGGCTGCGTGACCTCTTCTCCCGGACGCCGGCAGTCGTGCACGCCGTCGACGACGTATCGTTCGCGTTGCATCGCGGCCGGGTGACCGCGCTGGTCGGGGAGTCCGGCTCCGGCAAGTCCACGGTGGCCCGGCTGCTGGCCCAGATCTACCCCCGCACCGCCGGCGACATCCGCCTGCACGGCACGTCGACCAGGGTGCGCGGCGGTCGTCCGTTCCGGTCGTACGTGCGACGTGTCCAACTGATCCTGCAGGACCCGTTCGCGTCGTTGAACCCGGTGCACACCGTCCGCTACCACCTCACCCGATCGCTGCGGATCCACGGCAACGCCGGGCGCAGCGCCGAGGACCTGGACAAGGCCCTCGCCAACCTGCTCACCCGGGTCAGCCTCGCCCCGCCCGAGCGCTACCTGGACGCGTTCCCGCACGAACTCTCCGGCGGCCAGCGGCAGCGCGTCGCCATCGCCCGGGCGCTCGGCGCCGACCCGGAGGTGCTCCTCGCCGACGAGCCGGTCTCCATGCTCGACGTCTCGATCCGCCTCGGCGTGCTCAACCTGCTGCAGGACCTCAAGGAGCGGCTCAACCTCGCGATCCTCTACATCACGCACGACATCGCCTCGGCCCGCTACTTCGCCGACGAGACGATCGTGATGTACGCCGGCCGCCTGGTCGAGGGCGGCGACAGTGAGACCGTCACCCAGAACCCGGCCCACCCGTACACCCGGCTGCTCACCGAGTCGGCACCGGATCCCGAGCGGATCACCGGCGACGGTGCCGGTGCCGGCATCGACGAGGCCGCCGGGAAGGACCGCGGTCAGGGTGAGCCGCCGAGCCTGATCAGTCCGCCCGCCGGCTGCCGGTTCCACCCCCGGTGCCCGCACGCCATGCGACGCTGCACCGCGGATGTGCCGCCGCGGCTGACCGTCGGCGACCGACCCGGCCACTGGACGGCGTGCTGGCTTTACGATCCGGCCACCGTCGCGGCCGACGCCCCCGGCTCCGCCGCCCCTGACGCCGACCCGGCCGTGCCGCCACCCCCGGCGCTGGTCGAGCGGGAAGACGCCGCCACCCTGGGGGAGGCACGATGA
- a CDS encoding LacI family DNA-binding transcriptional regulator — MPITIADVATRAGVSKTTVSRVLNGKGEVDGRTADRVRAVITDLGYVPSARAVGLARGRTRVVGMLVPALTWPWMGEVLQGAVDAVESEGYGLLLFTCNRGDESMRRFASQVSAKSFDGLLVVEPEGTLDYISALHERGLPVILIDDRAHQPRFPSVRTTNEAGARAAAAHLLALGRHRPLVVTGLRRFGCTRERLAGFAGGYADAGLPIEPALVVEGDFTFECGRAAVERLLADGVPFDAVFAHNDLSAAGALQALRDAGLRVPDDVAVVGFDDLPLAGHTHPPLTSVRQPLWEMGAAAARTLISHLAGTPLPDTPTIIPTSFTVRASTGTT; from the coding sequence GTGCCGATCACCATCGCCGACGTCGCCACCCGGGCGGGCGTGAGCAAGACGACCGTCTCCCGGGTACTCAATGGCAAGGGCGAGGTGGACGGCCGGACCGCGGACCGGGTCCGGGCGGTCATCACCGACCTGGGCTATGTGCCGAGCGCCCGCGCGGTCGGCCTGGCCCGGGGGCGTACCCGGGTGGTCGGCATGCTGGTGCCGGCGCTCACCTGGCCCTGGATGGGCGAGGTGCTCCAGGGGGCGGTCGACGCGGTCGAGTCGGAGGGGTACGGCCTCCTGCTGTTCACCTGCAATCGGGGCGACGAGTCGATGCGGCGGTTCGCCTCCCAGGTCTCCGCGAAGTCCTTCGACGGCCTGCTGGTGGTCGAGCCGGAGGGCACATTGGACTACATCAGCGCCCTGCACGAGCGGGGCCTGCCGGTCATCCTCATCGACGACCGCGCTCACCAACCGCGCTTCCCCTCGGTGCGCACCACCAACGAGGCCGGCGCGCGCGCCGCCGCGGCGCACCTGCTCGCGCTCGGCCGACACCGCCCCCTGGTGGTGACCGGCCTGCGCCGCTTCGGCTGCACCCGGGAGCGGCTCGCCGGCTTCGCGGGCGGCTACGCCGACGCCGGCCTGCCCATCGAGCCCGCCCTCGTCGTGGAGGGCGACTTCACCTTCGAGTGCGGGCGTGCCGCGGTGGAACGCCTGCTCGCCGACGGCGTGCCGTTCGACGCCGTCTTCGCCCACAACGACCTCTCCGCCGCCGGGGCGCTGCAGGCACTGCGCGACGCCGGACTGCGCGTCCCGGACGACGTGGCGGTCGTCGGCTTCGACGACCTGCCCCTGGCCGGGCACACCCACCCGCCGCTGACCTCCGTACGCCAGCCGTTGTGGGAGATGGGAGCGGCCGCCGCCCGCACCCTCATCTCCCACCTCGCCGGCACGCCGCTGCCCGACACGCCGACCATCATCCCCACCAGCTTCACCGTCCGCGCCTCGACCGGCACCACCTGA
- a CDS encoding ABC transporter permease gives MTISPSSIEQVIPGQGAMAQPAAAPGRAKRRRFRFVANAKAATGLVILAVYCLFAVIGPWVAPYDPDARSGDVLQPPSTTHWFGTTHLGQDIFSQILVGARSVMVVGLIAGVLATILSILIGVTAGYIGGAADEGLSALSNVFLVIPALPLIIIVTSIVEQASDTLVALIIGFTSWAWGARVLRAQTLSLRRRDYVEAARATGERTWRIILFEILPNLTAIIASGFVGTVIFAVMSEITLAFIGISSISSWNWGTILFWAQGQQALAQGAWWWFVPAGLAIALLGTALALINFGIDEFVSPRLRSAGKTRIRTADGRTVRMRVGFTPVLAPSRPVPAPREEVAP, from the coding sequence ATGACAATCTCACCGTCGAGCATCGAGCAGGTGATCCCCGGTCAGGGGGCGATGGCCCAGCCGGCGGCCGCGCCGGGCCGGGCGAAGCGGCGCCGGTTCCGGTTCGTGGCCAACGCCAAGGCCGCGACCGGCCTGGTCATCCTGGCCGTCTACTGCCTCTTCGCGGTCATCGGGCCGTGGGTGGCGCCGTACGACCCGGACGCGCGCAGCGGCGACGTCCTCCAGCCGCCGTCGACCACGCACTGGTTCGGCACGACCCATCTGGGTCAGGACATCTTCAGCCAGATCCTGGTGGGCGCGCGCAGCGTGATGGTCGTGGGCCTGATCGCCGGCGTGCTGGCGACGATCCTGTCCATCCTCATCGGCGTGACGGCCGGCTACATCGGCGGGGCGGCCGACGAGGGCCTGTCGGCCCTGTCCAACGTGTTCCTGGTCATTCCCGCGCTGCCGCTGATCATCATCGTGACGTCGATCGTCGAGCAGGCCAGCGACACGCTGGTCGCGCTCATCATCGGGTTCACCTCGTGGGCGTGGGGCGCGCGGGTGCTGCGCGCGCAGACGTTGTCGCTGCGGCGCCGCGACTACGTGGAGGCGGCGCGGGCCACCGGCGAGCGGACCTGGCGCATCATCCTGTTCGAGATCCTGCCCAACCTCACCGCGATCATCGCGTCCGGCTTCGTCGGCACCGTCATCTTCGCGGTCATGTCGGAGATCACCCTGGCCTTCATCGGCATCTCGTCGATCTCGTCCTGGAACTGGGGCACCATCCTGTTCTGGGCCCAGGGCCAGCAGGCCCTGGCCCAGGGCGCCTGGTGGTGGTTCGTCCCGGCCGGGCTGGCCATCGCGCTGCTCGGCACCGCCCTCGCCCTGATCAACTTCGGCATCGACGAGTTCGTCAGCCCCCGGCTGCGCAGCGCCGGCAAGACCCGGATCCGCACCGCCGACGGCCGCACCGTACGGATGCGGGTCGGCTTCACCCCCGTGCTGGCGCCGTCTCGTCCGGTACCGGCCCCCCGAGAGGAGGTCGCCCCGTGA
- a CDS encoding ABC transporter permease translates to MRFLLQRVAFYLFTAWAAITLNFFIPRMVPGDPVQSLISRNQGRISADAIQSLRVLFGLDENENVWEQYLDYWGQLLHGDLGLSFTFFPAPVSTVIGDSLPWTVGLVGITTIISFLLGTALGVGAGWRRGSWVDGLLPATTFLSSIPYFWLGLVAIALFAGPGSFFPSSGGYEPGLVPAFDQYFIPSAIQHSILPAATILVSSMSGWILSMRNMMVTVSSEDYITVAHAKGLSERRVALSYAARNALLPNVSGFALSLGFIVGGTLLVEIVFSYPGLGYQLFQAVGAKDYPLLQGIFLIITISVLVANLLADVAYLLLDPRTRKS, encoded by the coding sequence ATGAGATTCCTCCTGCAGCGCGTGGCCTTCTACCTGTTCACGGCGTGGGCGGCGATCACGCTCAACTTCTTCATCCCGCGGATGGTCCCGGGCGACCCGGTCCAGTCCCTCATCTCCCGCAACCAGGGCCGGATCAGCGCCGACGCCATCCAGTCGTTGCGCGTGCTGTTCGGGCTGGACGAGAACGAGAACGTCTGGGAGCAGTACCTCGACTACTGGGGGCAACTCCTCCACGGTGACCTGGGGCTGTCCTTCACCTTCTTCCCGGCGCCGGTGTCGACGGTGATCGGCGACAGCCTGCCGTGGACCGTTGGTCTGGTCGGCATCACCACGATCATCAGTTTCCTGCTCGGCACCGCGCTCGGCGTCGGCGCCGGCTGGCGGCGTGGCTCGTGGGTCGACGGACTGCTGCCGGCCACGACGTTCCTGTCCTCGATCCCGTACTTCTGGTTGGGCCTCGTCGCCATCGCCCTGTTCGCCGGGCCGGGGAGCTTCTTCCCGTCCTCCGGCGGCTACGAGCCGGGCCTCGTGCCCGCGTTCGACCAGTACTTCATCCCGAGCGCGATCCAGCACAGCATCCTGCCCGCCGCCACCATCCTGGTCTCCTCGATGAGCGGGTGGATCCTCAGCATGCGCAACATGATGGTCACCGTCTCGTCGGAGGACTACATCACGGTCGCCCACGCGAAGGGGCTGTCGGAGCGCCGGGTGGCACTCAGCTACGCCGCCCGCAACGCGCTGCTGCCCAACGTCTCGGGCTTCGCCCTGTCGCTCGGGTTCATCGTCGGCGGCACGCTGCTGGTGGAGATCGTCTTCTCCTACCCGGGTCTCGGCTACCAGCTCTTCCAGGCGGTGGGCGCCAAGGACTACCCGCTGTTGCAGGGGATCTTCCTGATCATCACGATCTCCGTGCTGGTGGCGAACCTGCTCGCCGATGTCGCGTACCTGCTTCTCGACCCGCGGACCCGAAAGAGCTGA
- a CDS encoding ABC transporter substrate-binding protein, protein MRRRQLLAVALAGAMATALAACGDSPNANKKNGQAATVLNVGMPNGPQAENNNPFLTTSAAASLGYRWQIFEPLMMWNPVKPAEPFKPWLATKAEWSPDYASVKVTIRDNATWSDGQKLTAEDVAFTYNLVKKYPALNDQGVPYTDATASGNEVTITMASPQFVNQQKVLWRVPIVPKHIWEKISDPTTDPVKQPVGSGPYTLKSFTPATTTLTVRDGGYWQDLPKVKELRFTSYTDNSAQTTALANGESEWSFVFIPNYQTVFAAKDQAHHKVWAPAILGIHGLYVNTTKKPFDDPVLRRAMNMVIDREDIFTTAEAGYFHPLVKSVTGLPSPAGDSFIAPEFKGQEHKVDVEGAKALLTGAGYKLDGNTLKDKTGKAVTLKLTDPAGWSDYQTSLEIVKDNLSKIGIAATIDKANQDAWFRNVEQGNFDATFRWTEGGATPYDIYRTVMDGRQLKPIGTASPAGNFGRFNNQQATEALKAYANATDEAARTAAMTTLQKVFIDQMPMIPVGADNIGGAYSTKNWTGWPDDSNPYGAMQPTQPNALDVVLHLKPAGS, encoded by the coding sequence ATGAGAAGAAGGCAGTTACTCGCCGTCGCGCTGGCCGGCGCAATGGCCACCGCCCTGGCCGCATGCGGCGACAGCCCGAACGCCAACAAGAAGAACGGCCAGGCGGCCACTGTGCTGAACGTCGGCATGCCGAACGGCCCGCAGGCCGAGAACAACAACCCGTTCCTCACCACGTCCGCCGCGGCCTCGCTGGGCTACCGCTGGCAGATCTTCGAGCCGCTGATGATGTGGAATCCGGTCAAGCCGGCCGAGCCGTTCAAGCCGTGGCTGGCGACCAAGGCCGAGTGGTCGCCGGACTACGCCTCGGTCAAGGTCACCATCCGGGACAACGCCACCTGGTCGGACGGGCAGAAGCTCACGGCCGAGGACGTCGCGTTCACCTACAACCTGGTCAAGAAGTACCCGGCGCTCAACGACCAGGGCGTCCCCTACACGGACGCGACCGCCAGCGGCAACGAGGTCACGATCACGATGGCCAGCCCGCAGTTCGTCAACCAGCAGAAGGTGCTGTGGCGGGTGCCGATCGTGCCCAAGCACATCTGGGAGAAGATCAGCGACCCGACAACCGACCCCGTGAAGCAGCCGGTCGGTAGCGGGCCGTACACCCTGAAGTCATTCACCCCGGCCACCACCACCCTGACGGTGCGCGACGGCGGCTACTGGCAGGACCTGCCGAAGGTCAAGGAGCTGCGCTTCACGTCGTACACGGACAACAGCGCGCAGACCACCGCCCTCGCCAACGGCGAGTCGGAGTGGAGCTTCGTCTTCATCCCTAACTACCAGACCGTCTTTGCCGCCAAGGACCAGGCCCACCACAAGGTGTGGGCGCCTGCGATCCTGGGCATCCACGGCCTTTACGTCAACACGACGAAGAAGCCGTTCGACGACCCGGTGCTGCGCCGCGCGATGAACATGGTCATCGACCGCGAGGACATCTTCACTACGGCGGAGGCCGGGTACTTCCACCCGCTGGTGAAGAGCGTGACCGGTCTGCCCAGCCCCGCCGGTGACTCGTTCATCGCGCCCGAGTTCAAGGGCCAGGAGCACAAGGTCGACGTCGAGGGCGCCAAGGCGCTGCTCACCGGCGCCGGCTACAAGCTCGACGGCAACACCCTCAAGGACAAGACCGGCAAGGCCGTCACGCTCAAGCTGACCGACCCGGCCGGGTGGTCCGACTACCAGACCAGCCTCGAGATCGTGAAGGACAACCTGTCCAAGATCGGCATCGCCGCGACGATCGACAAGGCCAACCAGGACGCCTGGTTCCGGAACGTCGAGCAGGGCAACTTCGACGCGACCTTCCGGTGGACCGAGGGCGGCGCCACGCCGTACGACATCTACCGGACCGTAATGGACGGCAGGCAACTGAAGCCGATCGGCACCGCTTCCCCCGCGGGCAACTTCGGCCGCTTCAACAATCAGCAGGCGACCGAGGCCCTGAAGGCCTACGCGAACGCCACCGACGAGGCCGCCCGTACCGCCGCGATGACCACGCTGCAGAAGGTCTTCATCGACCAGATGCCGATGATCCCGGTCGGCGCCGACAACATCGGTGGCGCGTACAGCACGAAGAACTGGACCGGCTGGCCCGACGACTCGAACCCGTACGGCGCCATGCAGCCCACCCAGCCCAACGCGCTGGACGTGGTGCTGCACCTCAAGCCCGCCGGTAGCTGA
- a CDS encoding aminopeptidase: protein MRLPLGLLLASVVSGLLSVAAALLVMPGGSLQYGLVMLLALLGYVVVASRGMRRVRWAVIVGIGLLAVVAAMRLFWYQEQVGDAGLLTYGRVGETAMLARWREMIDRERLAAAGLLLGVLCLAAGVLALPARGRRRGVATSVLALLLLAWFGLSIARGFGRYPLLELLGAVGPALLGTLVAMGVLALSGWRADRRWLLPVGSFLLALAAADAYSDLAAAWSGWWMISNPRDDAFLQVGVKVSTSAESFPQVSRAVEAAMALAGPGLVAVGVLHSSREADPGQAEARQRR, encoded by the coding sequence ATGCGTCTCCCGCTCGGCCTGCTGCTGGCATCCGTCGTGAGCGGTCTGCTCTCCGTTGCGGCGGCGCTGCTCGTCATGCCCGGCGGTTCACTGCAGTACGGCCTGGTCATGCTGCTCGCGCTGCTCGGGTACGTGGTGGTGGCGAGCCGGGGTATGCGTCGCGTGAGGTGGGCGGTCATCGTCGGTATCGGGCTGCTCGCCGTGGTGGCGGCGATGCGACTGTTCTGGTACCAGGAGCAGGTCGGTGATGCGGGCTTGCTGACGTACGGCCGGGTTGGTGAGACGGCCATGCTGGCACGCTGGCGGGAGATGATCGACCGGGAGCGGCTCGCCGCGGCGGGTCTGCTGCTTGGCGTTCTGTGTCTCGCGGCCGGTGTGTTGGCGTTGCCGGCGCGCGGTAGGCGGCGAGGTGTGGCGACCAGCGTCCTCGCGCTGCTGCTGCTCGCCTGGTTCGGGCTGAGCATCGCCAGAGGGTTCGGCCGCTATCCGCTGCTCGAACTGCTCGGGGCGGTAGGGCCAGCGCTGCTCGGCACCCTCGTGGCCATGGGGGTACTCGCGCTGTCCGGTTGGCGCGCTGACCGGCGATGGCTGCTCCCGGTCGGGTCGTTCCTGCTGGCGCTGGCGGCAGCTGACGCGTACTCGGATCTCGCCGCAGCGTGGTCAGGCTGGTGGATGATTTCCAACCCTCGTGACGATGCCTTCCTGCAGGTAGGGGTGAAGGTGAGCACGTCGGCGGAAAGCTTCCCGCAGGTGTCGAGGGCCGTAGAGGCGGCGATGGCGCTCGCCGGCCCCGGACTGGTGGCGGTCGGCGTATTGCACAGCTCCCGTGAGGCTGACCCTGGACAGGCCGAGGCCAGGCAACGTAGATAG
- a CDS encoding M24 family metallopeptidase, whose translation MGTDELYPAERLAAAQRATATAGLDALLLTPGSDLRYLTGYDAHAGERLTCLVLPAEGEPTLIVPVLERPAAEASPAPATGLRIVDHADGTDPYPLVRAALPGPVTAVGLADRMWAEQVLALRATLPDAAQRLAGEVLRELRIRKSPAEVAALAEAGAAIDAVHTRMGEWLRPGRTEADVATDIAAAIRAAGHVTVDFVIVAAGPNGASPHHGTSDRPIGAGEPVVVDIGGTMPSGYRSDCTRTYVAGGPAPAEFTDYYAALHEAQRAAVDAVRPGITAEEVDAVARDLIAAAGYGDAFLHRTGHGIGLDGHEEPYVVAGNPRPLEAGMAFSIEPGIYLAGRHGARIEDIVVCTTDGVQRLNTTPTELIAL comes from the coding sequence GTGGGAACGGACGAGCTGTACCCGGCCGAGCGGCTGGCCGCCGCGCAACGCGCCACCGCCACCGCGGGGCTGGACGCGCTGCTGCTCACGCCCGGCTCCGATCTGCGCTACCTGACCGGGTACGACGCCCACGCGGGGGAGCGGCTGACCTGCCTGGTGCTGCCCGCCGAGGGTGAGCCGACGCTGATCGTGCCGGTCCTGGAGCGCCCGGCCGCCGAGGCGTCCCCCGCGCCGGCCACCGGGCTGCGCATCGTCGACCACGCCGACGGCACCGACCCGTACCCGCTGGTCCGCGCGGCCCTGCCCGGCCCGGTGACGGCCGTCGGACTGGCCGACCGGATGTGGGCCGAGCAGGTCCTCGCACTGCGCGCCACGCTGCCCGACGCCGCCCAACGGCTCGCCGGCGAGGTGCTGCGCGAGCTGCGGATCCGCAAGTCGCCCGCCGAGGTGGCGGCCCTGGCCGAGGCCGGCGCGGCGATCGACGCGGTGCACACCAGGATGGGCGAGTGGCTGCGCCCGGGCCGGACCGAGGCCGATGTGGCCACCGACATCGCCGCCGCGATCCGGGCCGCCGGCCACGTGACGGTCGACTTCGTGATCGTCGCCGCCGGACCCAACGGCGCCAGCCCACACCACGGCACCTCGGACCGGCCGATCGGCGCCGGCGAGCCGGTGGTGGTGGACATCGGCGGCACGATGCCGTCGGGCTACCGCTCCGACTGCACCCGCACCTACGTCGCCGGCGGCCCCGCCCCGGCCGAGTTCACCGACTACTACGCGGCGCTGCATGAGGCGCAGCGCGCGGCGGTCGACGCCGTCCGCCCCGGGATTACCGCGGAGGAGGTCGACGCGGTGGCCCGCGACCTCATCGCCGCCGCCGGCTACGGCGACGCCTTCCTGCACCGCACCGGCCACGGCATCGGCCTGGACGGCCACGAAGAGCCGTACGTCGTCGCGGGTAACCCGCGGCCGCTGGAGGCCGGCATGGCCTTCTCCATCGAACCCGGGATTTACCTCGCCGGGCGGCACGGCGCCCGGATCGAGGACATCGTCGTCTGCACGACGGACGGCGTCCAACGGCTCAACACCACCCCCACGGAGCTCATCGCGCTATGA
- a CDS encoding DUF433 domain-containing protein, producing MAFLRITVDPDVMGGAPCVRQSRIPVATLLAMMAEGMSVTDILTDLPFLDEEDMAEVLNYAADAVRDRTAR from the coding sequence ATGGCCTTCCTGCGGATCACCGTCGACCCCGACGTCATGGGGGGTGCGCCCTGCGTCCGGCAGTCGCGGATCCCGGTCGCCACGCTGCTGGCGATGATGGCCGAGGGCATGTCCGTCACGGACATCCTCACCGACCTGCCCTTCCTCGACGAGGAGGACATGGCGGAGGTGCTGAACTACGCGGCGGACGCGGTGCGCGACCGCACGGCCCGCTGA
- a CDS encoding acyl-CoA dehydrogenase family protein yields MTVDRILPTDEAHDLLDLATELADRELAPKAAGFEERGEFPREVLRTLGRAGLLGLPYPEEHGGAAQPYEVYLQVLEILASRWLAVAEAVSVHTLSCYPVAQFGTDEQRKLLPDMIGGELLGAYCLSEPQGGSDAAALTTKAVRDGDAYVVSGTKAWITHARVADFYNIFCRTGGPGPKGISCLLADRATPGIHPQAAERTMGLHSSPVAQIAFDDARVPADRLIGGEGMGFTIAMSALDSGRLGIAACAVGLAQAALDYAVGYARERQQFGSAIIDFQGLGFSLADAATQISAARALTLAAARLRDAGRPYSIEAAKAKLFATDMAMRVTTDAVQVLGGAGYVADHPVERYMREAKVLQIVEGTNQIQRLVISRALAKGH; encoded by the coding sequence ATGACTGTCGACCGGATCCTCCCCACCGACGAGGCCCACGACCTGCTGGACCTCGCCACCGAGCTCGCCGACCGGGAGCTCGCGCCGAAGGCCGCCGGCTTCGAGGAGCGCGGCGAGTTCCCCCGCGAGGTGCTGCGCACCCTCGGCCGGGCCGGGCTGCTCGGCCTGCCGTACCCGGAGGAGCACGGCGGCGCCGCGCAGCCGTACGAGGTCTACCTCCAGGTGCTGGAGATCCTCGCCAGCCGCTGGCTCGCGGTCGCCGAGGCGGTCAGCGTGCACACCCTGTCCTGCTACCCGGTGGCCCAGTTCGGCACCGACGAGCAGCGCAAGCTGCTGCCCGACATGATCGGCGGAGAGTTGCTCGGGGCGTACTGCCTCTCCGAGCCGCAGGGCGGCTCCGACGCGGCGGCGCTGACCACGAAGGCGGTCCGCGACGGCGACGCGTACGTCGTCTCCGGCACCAAGGCGTGGATCACCCACGCCCGGGTCGCCGACTTCTACAACATCTTCTGCCGCACCGGCGGCCCCGGCCCGAAGGGCATCTCCTGCCTGCTGGCTGACCGGGCCACGCCCGGCATCCACCCGCAGGCCGCCGAGCGGACCATGGGACTGCACTCCTCCCCGGTCGCGCAGATCGCCTTCGACGACGCCCGGGTGCCCGCCGACCGGCTGATCGGCGGCGAGGGGATGGGCTTCACCATCGCCATGTCCGCCCTGGACTCCGGCCGCCTCGGCATCGCCGCCTGCGCCGTCGGGCTGGCCCAGGCCGCCCTCGACTACGCGGTCGGGTACGCGCGGGAGCGACAGCAGTTCGGCAGCGCGATCATCGACTTCCAGGGGCTCGGGTTCAGCCTCGCCGACGCGGCCACCCAGATCTCCGCCGCCCGGGCGCTGACCCTCGCGGCCGCGCGCCTGCGCGACGCCGGCCGGCCCTACTCCATCGAGGCGGCGAAGGCGAAACTCTTCGCCACCGACATGGCGATGCGGGTGACCACCGACGCGGTGCAGGTGCTCGGCGGCGCCGGCTACGTCGCCGACCACCCGGTCGAGCGGTACATGCGGGAGGCCAAGGTGCTCCAGATCGTCGAGGGCACCAACCAGATCCAGCGACTGGTCATCTCCCGCGCCCTGGCCAAGGGCCACTAA